In Gadus chalcogrammus isolate NIFS_2021 chromosome 13, NIFS_Gcha_1.0, whole genome shotgun sequence, the genomic stretch CATAACCACTGTGCTGACTGATACAGAGGTTTCTGACTTGATCAAAGTAATGGGCCCTTAAAAAGATGCTTAAGCGGGATTGATGACTGATCCATAGCACAGTTATTAACAAAAATGCAGGCCTCCAATGTTCATTTATACTAAAATATAAAAGTTATATAATTAACACGATTTTACACTTGTTTTAGTCAACACTGTCAAATGTTGGAATCTATTAGTAGTCATATGTTGGCGTCTTGTTTTATGAGCTTATTTCCTTGACTATAGAGAATCCTTGTAACATTGCATCCAAGAAGTACATCGAGTAATAAACCTTTTCTGCTGTAAGCAGCATTTTAGCTATTTGACACACAGAAGTTACATACAATGGCAGTAAGCGGGTGGTGGCCAACTGCATGATTTTCATTGGTACACTCTATCACTCCAATCCACTTTTTCTAAAGGCACCACTGTGATAGGGTCGTACACATCTGGATGCCCTTATAGGGTGACATTTTCATATTAAACATCGAATAATATATTGCAATACTTGTTACTCTCTTAATTaagatttgagagagagagggcagaagagagcaagatttCGAAATGAAACAAATAGAAAAACGCCCTCCCTCTctagtccctccctcccagtgtTTTGCCGCCATTGAGAAGTGTGGTATTTTAAGATTCACCTGCGGTGGCAAAGAAAAACTGTTCCCCCAGGGCCTAACCAATTAGGGAAGAGAtgtgctgattggtcagaaatgagccagCGCAGTCGACTCACTTCATTCTCACAGAGTTTTTCCCTCGCTCATAACTGACGGATGGCTAGACCATTTCTTACAGATTAACCCAATTGTTCATCTTAAACCTCATCGACAGCAccttttaaaggggacatattattccaccaggtgtgagtgtgattagccatctATAGCCGTtttgtccactgggtaggctggtagactggtagacacacttgtgatgtcacactcacaccttgtggcataatatgtcacctttaacagaGTTTATGTACGTATCACCCAGGCACCCGTACGATCCATCTCGATGGGTCCTCACCACATTTGTGTCGTTTTCTTCTATGGTGTGCTCCACCAGAGTGGGCGAGCGGCGCGTGCCCCCCTGGTCCCAGCTGCAGTCCAACTGGATGTGGGTGCGGCAGCGTTTGTGACACGTGAACCTACAGTCTgtggaggagggcagaggagacGGAAACACATCAACATCTCTGAGGGCTTTGCAGAGATCATCTCTCTCTGGCATATTTTCGGTTCAGAATTGTACAAATTGCATTGCAGGCTCATCAGGCTTTATTCCATCACGTCTCTTCCTAAATGTTGAGGTAACTATTTAGCTTTATGGTCTCATTTGAATTCTTGAATGGGGATGTCCTCAAATCATACTATGCAATACTTGCATTGTTATATACTGATAAATACATGTTGTTTTAGCAGGGTTTGAATTATTGTAACTATAAAGAGGAACGATATACTTAAGTTATTTCATAATCCTATGTTTAATACTAGACTCATAGTTACTTGACACAAATGAGATAATGTCAGTATTCTTTGTCATTTCACCCCGTCCAATACCCACGCAACTCTCAGAAGGGAAGTTCATCTGTAACTCAAAAGAGCATCTTCTGTAATCTTTACACAAACATCTTAACACATGATGCTATTGTGCAAAGAGCACAATGTTGCCATAAATAGGCCCTTGATGCCAGTAGAAGCATAATCACATTTCTCTTTTTATAATTATGTTCTTTATAccctgtggacacacacacacacacacacacacacacacacacacacacacacacacacacacacacacacacacacacacacacacacacacacacacacacacgtcacacacacatccaaaaacacacacacatccaaaaacacacacacatccaaaaacacacacacatccaaaaacacacacacacacatccaaaaacacacacacatccaaaaacacacacaaacacacacacacacacacacacacacacacacacacacacacacacacacacacacacacacacacacacacacacacacacaaacacaacttaaTACTACGAACTACTTACTGGCACAGCGCAGGCTCTGCTTGTAAAGTCCCCAAATGAAATCTCCGCACAGGTCACACCAAGTGGGCTGAGCGTGACTGCAGGGCTGGAAGTTGTGCCCCTCACCCAACTCCTCCTTCAGCCGAGGATCCTGGGATTCACCAAGAATCCGGATAATGCCCGCTCGGCTAAGTAGTTCTGGCACCTTTCCTGGGCTGATTCTAAGCGCATTGGTCCTCTCCAGTCGTGAAGGTGACCGAGGAACCCATGGGCTGGTCAGCTCTATCGGGTCTGTGTCCAGCCGAAGGTCACGGAGCTCAATCACTTCGCCCAAATGCATTCTTAGTATTTTATCCAAGTTTAATTCATGTTAAACTCCAGAGTCCAAAACACTGAACCGTCCGGTTTCTTTGGGCCAAATGTTTTACCAAAAAATTACAGCTCACGTTTGCGCACGGTATTACGCAACAACCCCTATTTCACGCGTGCTTGTTCCAACGGGACGTGCTGCCATCAGCTATTTCTCATCCGACAACTGCATTTCACAAAGTCAACAACTTGCTCCTCAAGAAAAGTTGGAACTTCAAGTTAAAACGATGAAAAGCTTCAGGCACGCACGAAGCGCGGAGGCTTGTTTGAAATTAGATATTGAAGACGTCTGCGACTCAATATGTAGCCTATATAACAGAACGAAAAGCTCACCGTTCCTGAGTGGTAGACCTTTGAGACAGCTTTGTGGCAATCCTTCTCTCATCGAATAAATAAAACGTAACGTAGCCTACCAGTGATTGGCGGGGTCTCCGAGGCAGCTAACGGATGTGTTTCGTCTATATAACGGACCTCATCTCTGGAGGCAATTTCGGAGAAACTATTTTCTCCGGGTAGATCATGCAACTCCAGAAGTTTTGAAATAACATCATAGTCCTACCGGAAGGGTCCCATACTTGTCGTTTAATCAAGGACACCAAAACGAAAATAAAGAATCGAGAAAGAAACCAAGTGAGATGAAAGATCTTCACGACCGACATCCGGGATGGATCTCAGGGGGTGCATAGGAACTttagtgcgtgtgcgtgccatTCACCAACCAACTTTCGTCGCACACATTTTATTCTGTTATATTTGACACGCCCATGTAGTCATTTTATTGAAACATTTGGAATTCATTTTCAATCAGGAAATGTAGCCCTTCGTAGAAGAACACGTTCAGAAATACAAAAACTAGGTTGAGAAAATGTCAATCGATTCAAACTCTTTGGTTTAGAGCACAAATTAAAATTCTTTCCATTTGTGGTATCCAATTAAAACGTTTTCTCTGTCATGGTTGGCTATTGAAGGTCTTCTGTATCTCCTCGGATGCCTCTGACATCAGCTTGCATGCAGTCTTATGTTTGGACCAGTTCTTCACCTGGCATTCCCTGGAACAAATGAATGCAATATAAGAATATATTtgacaaatgtattttaaatagaTTATCGAATTGAATACAATATTTGCAGTATATTTGCAGGTTATACCATGAAATAACCCCCCAGAAAAAAGCATTGCGCAACACAACACTTTATCATTTAGAAATGAGCGTTAAGTTTCAGCAAAGGCTTTACCTGTTGCAGTACCATTCTCCCTGGCAACGGGAGCATCTCTTAGTCGCCTCCCCTCCACAGCATCCACACTTGGGCTTCTCAGGGAGCAGACTCTCCAGCACATCCAAGCTGTAGGTCTGTGCTAGTCTAGTCACACAGGTGTATGACATGAATGAAAGCCTATGATGCATAACAAGAAGGCCTGAATGGTGGGTCACCGACGTAGCAGTACTTACCTATGTGCCTGTTGTCTGAGGTCCTTCTCAGAGGGGTTGAACGTCTCTTTTACTTGATACTTAGCGATGGCCTTCCATTTGCCTGCATTCTCGTGCACAATGTGGTCCCAGATCTCCGGGATCTACATGGGTGTGGAGATGGGTGATTTGTCAATAGAATGGCACGGATAGGTTTCTTGTGGGAGGGCTATAGAGCTAGGAGTGTGTAAGAAGTGTACCTGTTCAAGAATGAGATCTCtcttggggggggcggggtctgttACGGACAGGTGAGCGAGGAACCGCTGGAAGGACAGTAGGTTCGGCAGCTGGTCGATCAAAACTTCTGTCAGGAAACCTCTAAGCTGGGACACAAAGTCAAGCTCACCGGTATGGCTACATGCAGTCATCAAGTCATTGAAACATTGAGAGGCCAACGGTATGGCTACATGCAGTCATCAAGTCATTGAAACATTGAGAGGCCAACGGTATGGCTACATGTCGTCATCAAGTCATTGAAACATTGAGAGGCCAACGGTATGGCTACATTTAGTCATCAAGTCATTGAAACATTGAGAGGCCAACCAAAGACTGCAGATAGCAGCAAGAGCAGCCAAATATTTAAGAGCTGCATGGCTAAGTTTATAAAAAAACAGCCAGATGTTTGTGCAGGCCAGCTTTTGACAAGAATCGAAGAAACAGATATTTTGCATACACATTTTGTATGTAGGTTGGCGGTGGCTATGTCCTAATGTGACAGTACAGTATACTGTCACAGTATACTGTATAATGTACAGGACGCTGGAGGGAGTATTATCCTTGAAGAAAGCCCCTCCGTCTAAACAAGTCGTTATAGAAAGGGAGGAGATGATAACGGATGTTGAAAGACAATGACTTGGCGCAGGCCTGCTTCCCTTTTACTTCAGAGCTAAACTCTGATACCTGCACagagtaaaaaacaaacaacacctaACAACTTGTACAGAGCAATGTTAAGAGTTAACTAAAAAACTTGAAAATAAGATACCTTCAAAATCGTATTTTTGTTGAAGTTGTTGAAGTCATATTTGCGTTGGCAGTCTTCCTTGAGAAGCAGGTTGTAGAGCGAGAGCCACACTTGGCCGTCCAGCTTGCTCATCTTTAGATGGTCTTCAGGGGGGATCTTCTGCCATGTGCCGTTCATGTACTTCTCAACTTTGCCTTTaattcaataaattaaataaatcacCAATTAAAAGACGAACAataatgcatgcatgttttttgGTCGAAATAAAGAATGTAAAGAGAAAATTTGTATTAGCTCGTTTTACATActctatataataaataatagtatGCAAATACTGAAATTACAATACTATCCTTATTTTCATTATCATCCCAGATTATCCATTGGTTATTCCCTAAACCAGGGGGTATACCTGCTGTGTAGCGACTCCAAGGGCAGCAGTGAATCAgctgcaccaacacacagggCATGTTATGGATGCACAGCAGCCGGTTGATCACACTGATGCTGTGAAGTAACCATACATTGGTTACAGCTTGTAGTTGACTTTGGCTTCACTTTCACTCTACAAAGGCCTTAGTTACATACTCAGTAGTGGAACTCGCTTATACATTTGCTACATCTCTGCAAAATGTCTGACCCCAGTCCTTGCCAAATATACGATACTTTGTCTCTTTCCCGATGAAttttctcttcctgtctgtctttgCTTCCTTGGTCCTATCATAAAGAATATGTATCCATGTAGTGCTAGAGATAGAATAGGCATCTTGGAGAAACCAACATGTTCGATTTTCAAAGTACCCAACTTAAAATCTCATCCCTCCCTACAAAGCCACCACCCAAAAACTATAAAGATTTATTGATTGAAGTTGGGAtgtaaagagaatttcaacCAATATATTTGTTGAAATAATGGTTCTAATAAACATCGCCTACCCTAGCTCTAAATTCACTTTCTCTTCCAGTCTGTCTTtgcttccttttttattttctttgcacTTTTTTCGAATAATTGTTTTTGCATATTGATGCTTTTGATAGattgagatagacaggaaggtatggtaGACTGAGCGGAGGATATGCAGCAAAAGACCACGGGCGGGAATCAAACCCGTGTCGCTGCGGtcaggactgggccttaatggtacaCGCTCTTCCCAGTGAGCCGCTGGGGAGCCTGCCTTTGCTCCCTGGCTGCTATCATAGAGAAGTCCTTCCAAGGTAATGTTAAATAGATGGTGCATAACCTGTCAGTATGATCAGTGATGTAGCGCAGCACAGACAAGGCCTTGAGGGAGATCTCAAACTCCAGCGCCGCGTTCTGTGTCTGCAGCTCCTGTAACGGGGGAAACAGCTTCCATAAAACACTTGTAGAACCTCCCCCGGTTTAACTTGCATTCGACCTCTTGTCCGACCCATGCCTTACACCAACCAGTGTGAGACAAACTTTCCTTACCTGCATGGTGGACGGATCCCCAGGGGTACCGGCCGGGCTTGGTTGGTCCGATGTCGGGGGGCCGTCCCTGGAGGTTCTGCTGGCCAGCAGCGTGAGCTTGCGGTGGCAGTAGTCCACCAAGTCAAGTACAGAGTCTTCAGCAGCCTCACAGGAGTCCTGCATAACCCACAATATCTACTATGATCCGGCTCCTTTAGCACTGTTGTGTGAGGGGGATATAATATGCTATCTCACATTGGTATagtattgttttatttgatttcaCTTTAACACACTCACCTTATGAAACATGATTGTTTCCAGCAGGTTTATGACTGTAGCTTCGTAGTGTATCTAGAATTAGGAAGAGGAGCACATCGTTCAATGACCCGGTTCAAACAAACCCAACCACAACCACCATTGCCTCTACACACGTCAGGCCCACTCACCACCATGTAAAGAGGAAATGTGCTCTTTGGGTTGAAGTCCTGCAACTGACAGAGAACAGGGAACACTTTTTGTTTCCACACCTCGACTAGAATCAACTCATGGACTAGAGTTGGTATCTGTAGGAGAAATGACAGCGATTGAATTATAGTTTTGACTTGACATGAGTATTAGATGTTTGAAATGATAGCAGTGAATCGGCCAACATATTTATGATATACCACAATCTTTTTAGGACTAAGATACATTAATTGATAGTATTAATTTTTACCTTTCTATGCGTCACCAGGAGCTCCTTGACATATTCATCATGTGCTGAAGAGGCACTTATTATGGCTTGCATGTTCAGTTTCACTACATACTCGTGTTGTCTGAACCacctgtgtgt encodes the following:
- the zmynd10 gene encoding zinc finger MYND domain-containing protein 10, with product MDASVILPGEGEGYVRCLEAFSLRDVGSQRWFRQHEYVVKLNMQAIISASSAHDEYVKELLVTHRKIPTLVHELILVEVWKQKVFPVLCQLQDFNPKSTFPLYMVIHYEATVINLLETIMFHKDSCEAAEDSVLDLVDYCHRKLTLLASRTSRDGPPTSDQPSPAGTPGDPSTMQELQTQNAALEFEISLKALSVLRYITDHTDSISVINRLLCIHNMPCVLVQLIHCCPWSRYTAGKVEKYMNGTWQKIPPEDHLKMSKLDGQVWLSLYNLLLKEDCQRKYDFNNFNKNTILKLRGFLTEVLIDQLPNLLSFQRFLAHLSVTDPAPPKRDLILEQIPEIWDHIVHENAGKWKAIAKYQVKETFNPSEKDLRQQAHRLAQTYSLDVLESLLPEKPKCGCCGGEATKRCSRCQGEWYCNRECQVKNWSKHKTACKLMSEASEEIQKTFNSQP